The genomic DNA GGGGAGCTAAAGGCGAAGATCGGATTCCTTCGGAGCTTCAGTAGCACTCTCCTGCGTCGCTGAGGTTTCCGTGGTGATTTTGTCGGGAGGGAGATGGATAAGGAAGggttttctcttttcctctcTCATTGAATTGGGCCCTCCCAGATGGATAAGGCCCATATGACTGATCAAGTGGGCCTCCCCTGATAAATTAGGCCCAATCGGTTGCCCCGCGAGCCCATCAACTCCATAGACGGTACAATGCATTGCAAATCACGCGGAGCAATCACTCCAGCCAATTGATTTCCACCACTCTATCTCAACCATGAGAGAATTATAGGTTGGTCGAAATTGTGTTCTTTTTGTTCCAAATTCACGTTTATAATTCTTTTCAGttcttttttaatcttatCCATCGCCATATTCGGTTGTGTTTTCAAAGAGTCTTCTAAGTAGATTTGAACTATCTCGACATAAAGTGGATGATTAGTAGTAGCTAGCAATCGTAGAAGCATGGAAATGGCAGTAATGACGgaactttctctttttttttccccttcaatTTGAATATTTAGAAGTTCAATGAGCTTGATTAATGCAAATTCGAGCTGCGATTGTCTATTAATGGGACAAAACTCTAACAATCGTGAGGAAAGTCGggatttttttcctaaatggCCTTGCTTTTTCCTTCTAGCCGTGAATTTCCCTCATTTACAAGATTTGAATCAAAATctttaattaagataaaagagTTGTCAAACCACTTGAACCAATCATTTTGGTAAATGTGCAAATGTTTTATAGTGGATGATTAGTAGTAGCTAGCAATCGTAGAAGCATGGAAATGGCAGTAATGACGgaactctctctctttttttcccccttcaaTCTGAATATTTAGAAGTTCAATGGGCTTGATTAATGCAAATTCGAGCTGCAATTGTCTATTAATGGGACAAAAAATCTAACAATCGTGAGGAAAGTCAggatttttttcctaaatggCCTTGCTTTTTCTTTCTAGCCGTGAATTTCCCTCATTTATAAGATTTGAATCAAAATctttaattaagagaaaagagTTGTCAAATCACTTGAACCAATCATTTTGGTATATGTTTGTAGGCACTAAACCTAAGAAGTGCTTGTGCTTGTCTATAGTCCCACcaaaaaggggaaaagaaaaaaggaatgaaaaagttctttaaagaaaacaaattcTTATTAcaccaaaaaaggaaaaaaaaaaaaaaagagtttccTAAGACCGCAGATTTTTAGGAAACAAATGGCCATCCGAgctttatttttctcattttagttgaaaattaaggaagaaatatttttaaaggcCATCCCCCCAACATCGGAGCCCGTCGCCACCCTCTGATCTTCTTCCTATCTGCGTCTCCATTCTTTTCTCCGTCAACTTCAAACCCTCTCCTTCCACCGCTTCTCAAACCCTAGCAGACTTCACAAATGGAGATGGACTCAACGGGCGAGACCAGCACGATGAATCCAGCCCAACCCCAAGCCCCCAAGGTGGATGAAGAAAATACATATCTCTTGGCGATGCAGCTCACCAGAGCCTCCGAGCTCCCCATGGTCCTCAAGACTGCGATCGAGCTCAGCCTCCTTGAGATCATTTCCAAGTTTGCCAGCGGGCCCATGTCAGCCAAGGAAATCTCGGCTCACCTGCCAACTCAGAACCCTGATGCGCCCGTGATGATTGACCGGATCCTAAGGCTCCTTGCGACACGCAATATCATCACATGCTCCCTACTAGAGCTACTGGCCGTCGCCAGCAATGCTGCGGAGAGGGCGGAGCGGGTGTACGGTCCTGCTCCAGTCTGTAAATTCTTGACGCAGAACGAGTACGGCGTTTCACTTGCCCCCTTCTGTCTCATGATCCAGGACAAGGTTCTCATGGAAAGCTGGTAACATTCAACTTCTCCCATTTTTCTCGGAAATAATAGTCGGTTGCCCCAacaacaacatatatatatatatatatatatatatgtatgtatgtgcaCGTATGTGATATATTGATCATAGCATCAACGAAATTTTGAGGGATGCCATGATCAACTTTTGTTAAGCTACGTGTCATAATATATTAGGCTTGTATATTAAACCAcatgattttttaattattatagttGAATATTAGCATGGTTTGATACTTTGCAGTTACTACTTGAAAGATGCGATCCTCGAGGGTGGGGTCCCATTCGACAAGGTTTATGGAACGAGCTCCTTTGAATACTACCGCACCAATTCTAGATACAATCAAATAATTAACTGGGGATTGTCCAATCAGTCCGCAATCGTGATGACAAAGATCCTAGAGACATACAAGGGTTTCGAGGGCCTGTCTGCCCTGGTTGATGTCAGCGGTGGAATTGGAGCCACTCTTAACATGATCATCTCCAAGTATCCCACCATAAAGGGTATCAACTTCGATATGCGTCAAGTCATTGAGGAAGCTCCATCACATCCCGGTATGTTATTTTATGCGTATCCCTTTATTGTTTACGCACATTCTCTGGTGAATTCTTTGCCCGCATCAggcttcttttttatttgtatatatttcaCATGACATGTGATCTATACAGGCATCTAGCACGTTGGAGGAGATATGTTTGTAAGAGTCCCTAAAGGTGATGCCATCCTCCTGAAGGTGAGAAAACAAACTTATGATCATTTTTACTAAAGTATTTCTCCAACACTGATAGGCTTATGTTATTGAGTgtagtctctctctctctctctctctctctctctctatatatatatatatataaatataaaattccaACATTTGCTTTGTATACATAAATTTCAGGAGATGTGCCGCGAATGGAGCGATAG from Punica granatum isolate Tunisia-2019 chromosome 2, ASM765513v2, whole genome shotgun sequence includes the following:
- the LOC116194044 gene encoding caffeic acid 3-O-methyltransferase 1-like; its protein translation is MDSTGETSTMNPAQPQAPKVDEENTYLLAMQLTRASELPMVLKTAIELSLLEIISKFASGPMSAKEISAHLPTQNPDAPVMIDRILRLLATRNIITCSLLELLAVASNAAERAERVYGPAPVCKFLTQNEYGVSLAPFCLMIQDKVLMESCYYLKDAILEGGVPFDKVYGTSSFEYYRTNSRYNQIINWGLSNQSAIVMTKILETYKGFEGLSALVDVSGGIGATLNMIISKYPTIKGINFDMRQVIEEAPSHPGMLFYAYPFIVYAHSLEMCREWSDRHCLKILQNCYEALPKDGKVIVAECLLPEVPDTSPASKLVVHADCIKLSYNSGGKERTKEEFEALAKGAGFKGFGIACKAFETCIVEFLKQGN